From Rutidosis leptorrhynchoides isolate AG116_Rl617_1_P2 chromosome 3, CSIRO_AGI_Rlap_v1, whole genome shotgun sequence, a single genomic window includes:
- the LOC139900977 gene encoding uncharacterized protein — protein sequence MASPRTVKEVQSLTGKLDALTCFLFKAAERQLPFFKALKDCLKQKSFVWSSEAEVAFQEMKKLLKTLPTLTAPIDGEILYLYISVINEAFGSVLIAERDKIQKPVYFVSKALTGSEINYAPIEKFVYALILTSRRLRRYFQGHPKHVLTNMPIKQVLTKPEISGRLTLWAAELGTYQISYLPRGAVKGQVMADYLPEMSGELEGAGAGLVLASPSGEEHTYALRFNFDVTNNEAVYEAILAGLNIARKMNITKLRAFTDLQLVANQFNGSFDAHDSSMQKYLQLLKESTERFEHFELVQVEELPSKSIDNDLMVSSVEEEQPNWMEPILHYIRNDTLPSDKREARLSYCSPMMRCVGPIEAEMIVDEMHSGSCALHSGYKTIAARIMRMGYFWPSLYHDVAKIVKRWPFPTGPGNVKFLIVAIEYFTKWVEAKAVRTITGVQVRNFVWEYIVCRFGISCELVSDNGAQIAKDPFKTWCTDLNIIQQFTSVAHPQANGLCEVTNRDIGLDSKVMKKPILAAEIIAKGIYILSG from the exons ATGGCCTCGCCGAGAACGGTTAAAGaggtgcaaagtttgacgggaaagTTAGATGCATTAACGTGTTTCTTGTTTAAAGCTGCTGAAAGACAATTGCCGTTTTTCAAAGCTTTAAAAGATTGCTTGAAACAAAAAAGCTTTGTTTGGTCAAGTGAAGCAGAAGTTGCATTTCAAGAAATGAAGAAattgttgaaaactttgcctacgtTAACAGCGCCAATTGATGGCGAAATTCTATACCTTTATATATCAGTGATAAATGAAGCTTTTGGTTCAGTTTTAATCGCGGAAAGGGATAAAATACAAAAGCCTGTGTATTTTGTCAGTAAAGCTCTTACAGGAAGTGAAATAAATTATGCGCCGATTGAGAAGTTTGTATACGCGCTTATTTTAACATCGCGAAGGCTAAGAAGATATTTTCAGGGGCATCCAAAACATGTGTTAACCAATATGCCGATCaagcaagtcttaacaaaaccagaGATATCTGGCAGACTCACGTTATGGGCAGCAGAGTTGGGTacttatcaaatatcttaccttccgcgtGGTGCTGTAAAGGGCCAGGTTATGGCGGATTATCTCCCTGAAATGTCTGGAGAATTGGAG GGCGCAGGTGCGGGTTTGGTTTTGGCAAGCCCAAGtggtgaagagcatacatacgcgttgcgttttaattttgatgtgacaaataATGAAGCAGTGTATGAAGCAATACTTGCTGGTTTAAATATTGCGCGAAAGATGAATATTACTAAGTTGCGAGCATTTACAGATTTGCAGTTAGTAGCAAATCAGTTTAATGGTTCTTTTGATGCACATGATTCTTCTATGCAGAAATACTTGCAGTTGTTAAAAGAATCGACAGAGCGGTTTGAACATTTTGAACTTGTGCAA GTTGAAGAATTGCCAAGCAAGTCAATAGATAACGACTTAATGGTTTCGTCTGTTGAAGAAGAACAGCCAAATTGGATGGAGCCAATCTTGCACTACATCCGCAATGATACTTTGCCAAGTGATAAGCGCGAAGCTCGCCTG TCATACTGCAGTCCAATGATGCGATGCGTTGGACCAATTGAGGCAGAAATGATAGTCGATGAAATGCATAGCGGTtcttgtgcactgcattcaggctaTAAAACTATTGCTGCGAGAATTATGcggatgggttacttttggccatccctgTATCACGATGTTGCAAAAATTGTTAAGAgat ggccatttcctACGGGACCGGGAAATGTCAAGTTTCTAATCGTGGCAATTGAGTACTTTACAAAATGGGTggaagctaaggcggttcgcactatcactggtgtgcaagtgcgaaaCTTTGTGTGGGAATACATTGTTTGTAGATTTGGTATTTCGTGTGAATTGGTTAGTGATAACGGTGCACAAATAGCAaaagatccttttaagacatggtgcactgatttgAATATAATACAACAATTTACATCAGTGGCGCATCCGCAGGCTAATGGATTATGCGAAGTAACCAATCGCGATATT GGTTTAGATAGCAAAGTGATGAAAAAGCCCATTTTGGCAGCAgaaattattgcgaaaggaatttaTATCCTAAGTGGTTGA